In Asanoa sp. WMMD1127, one genomic interval encodes:
- a CDS encoding LysR family transcriptional regulator encodes MDLDLRRLRYFVAVAEELSFGRAAERLRIAQPALSRQIRSLEQELRIALFTRSSRGTELTPAGAQLLADARPLLASAGAMERRARLAARGDNRFTVAFMPGILVTPVVRAFTDAFPAVSVEVLRTSYYEQAAVVHDGRADVSFVRLPVPANGLTIVPLFAEPRVVALPAGHRLAGKDRVHVSDLVDEHLLQDPALVPEWRNIATEERQGARPHHWRSGPGSTMEEKLEHVAAEQGIIIVPRSTAALYTRSDVSYSALDGVADNHVALAHSDQRESAEVRRFAELAARLMRTA; translated from the coding sequence ATGGATCTTGATCTGCGCCGGTTGCGCTACTTCGTCGCCGTGGCCGAGGAGCTGAGCTTCGGGCGCGCAGCCGAGCGCCTGCGCATCGCCCAACCGGCGCTGAGCCGGCAGATCCGGTCACTCGAGCAGGAACTGCGCATCGCGCTGTTCACGCGCTCGAGCCGCGGCACCGAGCTCACTCCGGCCGGCGCCCAACTGCTGGCCGACGCCCGGCCGCTGCTGGCGTCCGCCGGGGCGATGGAACGACGGGCGCGGCTGGCCGCCCGGGGTGACAACCGGTTCACGGTCGCCTTCATGCCCGGCATCCTCGTGACGCCGGTGGTGCGGGCGTTCACCGACGCCTTCCCCGCGGTGAGCGTCGAGGTGCTGCGCACGTCCTACTACGAGCAGGCGGCGGTGGTGCACGACGGCCGCGCCGACGTCAGCTTCGTGCGACTGCCCGTCCCGGCCAACGGTCTGACGATCGTGCCGCTGTTCGCGGAGCCGCGGGTGGTCGCCCTGCCGGCCGGGCACCGGCTGGCCGGCAAGGACCGCGTGCACGTCAGCGACCTCGTCGACGAACACCTGTTGCAGGATCCCGCCCTCGTGCCCGAGTGGCGCAACATCGCCACCGAGGAGCGCCAGGGCGCGCGGCCGCATCATTGGCGGTCCGGTCCCGGGTCCACAATGGAGGAGAAGCTGGAGCACGTCGCGGCCGAACAGGGAATCATCATCGTCCCCCGCTCGACCGCGGCGCTCTACACCCGGTCGGACGTTTCTTACAGCGCCCTCGACGGGGTGGCCGACAACCACGTCGCGCTCGCCCACAGCGACCAGCGGGAGTCGGCCGAGGTGCGCCGCTTCGCGGAGCTGGCCGCGCGGCTCATGCGGACCGCCTAG
- a CDS encoding SDR family oxidoreductase has translation MTDVQQRIVVLGGTSGLGFAVADLLATRGAEIVIVSSRQPSVDKALAKLPAGATGHVADLRDEGEIERLFEAIGPFDHLVYTAGEPLSLLPVDDMALDRAHDFFGLRFFSVLAAVKHAAPRIRPGGSITLTTGSAGERPSAGWSVAAAICGAVSSLTKALAVELAPLRVNAVAPGVTRSPLWAGMGEDDREAYFRQVGETSLIGRVGETAEVARAYAYLIDQPFSTGTVLAVDGGQLLV, from the coding sequence ATGACTGATGTGCAGCAACGGATCGTCGTGCTGGGTGGCACGTCGGGCCTCGGGTTCGCCGTCGCCGACCTGCTGGCCACGCGCGGCGCCGAGATCGTGATCGTTTCCAGCCGCCAGCCGAGCGTCGACAAGGCGCTGGCCAAGCTGCCCGCGGGAGCCACCGGCCACGTCGCGGACCTGCGGGACGAGGGCGAGATCGAGCGCCTGTTCGAGGCGATCGGCCCCTTCGACCACCTCGTCTACACGGCCGGCGAGCCGCTGAGCCTGCTCCCGGTCGACGACATGGCGCTCGACCGGGCCCACGACTTCTTCGGGCTGCGGTTCTTCAGCGTGCTGGCGGCCGTGAAGCACGCGGCGCCGCGGATCCGGCCGGGCGGCTCGATCACGCTGACCACCGGCTCCGCGGGCGAGCGGCCGTCGGCCGGGTGGTCGGTCGCGGCCGCGATCTGTGGTGCGGTGAGCTCCTTGACCAAGGCGCTGGCGGTCGAGCTCGCCCCGCTGCGGGTCAACGCTGTCGCGCCCGGCGTGACCAGGTCACCCCTCTGGGCGGGGATGGGGGAGGACGACCGGGAGGCCTACTTCCGGCAGGTCGGCGAGACCTCCCTGATCGGCCGGGTGGGGGAGACCGCAGAAGTCGCCCGGGCATACGCGTACCTGATCGACCAGCCGTTCTCCACCGGCACCGTGCTCGCTGTGGACGGCGGCCAGCTGCTCGTCTAG
- a CDS encoding aminoglycoside phosphotransferase family protein produces MSAPLAEIDIDADLVARLLRAQHPDLADRPLTLVANGWDNVIFRLGDDLCVRLPRREVAVQLIVNEQRWLPALAPRLAVSVPAPVRVGQPGDGYPWPWSICAWVDGEIASRVPVVERRAVAGSLAEFMNRLHVPAPAEAPVNAVRGVPLSHRDGQIQERLTSGKLAREDELRRLWDELKATPAWEGPELWLHGDPHPANLVLRGNPATLAAVLDFGDLTAGDPATDLAAAWLVFDPPGRAVFQAGVEADPATWRRARAWALAIGTAIAVFADIHPGLADAGEHAITQVLADHG; encoded by the coding sequence ATGAGCGCTCCCCTCGCCGAGATCGACATTGACGCCGACCTGGTGGCCCGCCTGCTCCGCGCCCAACATCCCGACCTCGCCGATCGGCCGTTGACGCTCGTCGCCAACGGCTGGGACAACGTGATCTTCCGGCTGGGTGACGACCTGTGCGTGCGGCTGCCCCGCCGGGAGGTGGCCGTCCAGCTGATCGTCAACGAGCAGCGCTGGCTGCCCGCGCTCGCCCCGCGGCTGGCGGTGAGCGTGCCGGCGCCGGTGCGGGTCGGCCAGCCGGGCGACGGCTACCCGTGGCCGTGGTCGATCTGCGCGTGGGTCGACGGCGAGATCGCGAGCCGGGTGCCGGTCGTCGAGCGCCGCGCCGTCGCCGGGTCGCTGGCCGAGTTCATGAACCGGCTGCACGTGCCCGCTCCGGCGGAAGCGCCGGTCAACGCGGTCCGCGGCGTGCCGCTGTCGCATCGCGACGGGCAGATCCAGGAGCGGCTGACCAGCGGGAAGCTGGCCCGCGAGGACGAGCTGCGGCGACTCTGGGACGAGCTCAAGGCGACGCCGGCGTGGGAAGGGCCCGAGCTGTGGCTGCACGGCGACCCGCACCCGGCCAACCTGGTGCTGCGCGGCAACCCGGCGACGCTGGCCGCCGTGCTGGACTTCGGCGACCTGACCGCCGGCGACCCCGCAACCGACCTGGCCGCCGCGTGGCTGGTCTTCGACCCGCCCGGCCGGGCCGTCTTCCAGGCCGGTGTCGAGGCCGACCCGGCCACCTGGCGCCGGGCCCGGGCCTGGGCGCTGGCGATCGGCACCGCGATAGCCGTGTTCGCCGACATCCACCCCGGTTTGGCGGATGCCGGCGAACACGCGATCACTCAGGTGTTAGCGGATCACGGGTAG
- a CDS encoding discoidin domain-containing protein — MRTDAPPPEVPETKHRTRVRRHAAIAGLAAAALVAAALTVSTAAHAADPVISQGKPVTASSVENAGTPATAAVDGNAGTRWASAFADPQWIRIDLGATATITQVTLNWEAAYARSFQLQTSADGNTWTNIYSTTTGAGGTQVLPVTGSGRYVRMNGTARATAYGYSLWEFQVHGTFGGTNPGTCGTTNAAQGKPATASSTQGAGFPASAAVDGNAGTRWSSAASDPQWIRIDLGSVQNICQVVLQWEAAYGRAFQIQTSTNDSTWTNIYSTTTGTGGTQTINANASARYLRVYGTARGTAYGYSLWEIRIFTGTGTNPTDPPTDPPPTGEPVEPTDPRNPNLGANTFVFDPSTPTSTIQSRLNTIFTQQETNQFGPQRYAVLFKPGNYTADVNLGFFTQVAGLGMSPDDVNLNGHVRAEAFWFGGNATQNFWRAAENLSVTLPAGVSVERWAVSQAAPYRRMHLRGGGNQIQLWNGGDGWSSGGFMADTKIDGMVVSGSQQQWYSRNSEFGSWSGSVWNMVFQGVAGAPPNHFPNPSHTVIANTPVVREKPFLYVDGSGEYRVFVPALRTNSSGTTWFNKTPAGSSLSLSTFFIVRPGTPVATINLALAQGKNLLFTPGVHHVNQPIQVNRANTVILGLGLATIQADNGSVGMRIADVDGVKVGGIMFEAGATNSPVLMEVGPAGSSADHAANPVSLHDVFFRIGGPGVGRATNSLTVNSDDVIGDHMWLWRADHGDGVGWSVNTADTGLTVNGDDVTMYGLFVEHFQKYQTIWNGERGRTYFYQNEFPYEMPNQAAWMNGSTRGYAAYKVNDAVNEHYAIGLGSYCVFTLDESVVAERSFEVPTKPGVRFQNMVTVSLGGQGTINRIINNTGGTARRGAEIQYLNNYP, encoded by the coding sequence ATGAGAACCGACGCACCACCCCCGGAAGTCCCGGAGACCAAACACCGCACCCGCGTCCGGCGCCACGCCGCGATCGCCGGCCTGGCCGCCGCCGCCCTGGTGGCCGCCGCCCTGACCGTCTCGACCGCGGCCCACGCCGCCGACCCGGTCATCTCACAGGGCAAGCCGGTCACCGCCTCGTCCGTCGAGAACGCCGGCACCCCCGCCACCGCGGCCGTCGACGGCAACGCCGGCACCCGCTGGGCCTCGGCCTTCGCCGATCCACAGTGGATCCGCATCGACCTTGGCGCCACGGCGACCATCACCCAGGTGACGCTCAACTGGGAGGCCGCGTACGCCCGGTCGTTCCAGCTCCAGACCTCCGCCGACGGCAACACCTGGACCAACATCTACTCGACCACGACCGGCGCGGGCGGCACGCAGGTGCTGCCGGTGACCGGCAGCGGCCGCTACGTCCGGATGAACGGCACGGCCCGGGCGACGGCCTACGGCTACAGCCTGTGGGAGTTCCAGGTCCACGGCACGTTCGGCGGCACCAACCCCGGCACCTGCGGCACGACCAACGCCGCCCAGGGCAAGCCGGCCACCGCGTCGTCGACTCAGGGCGCCGGCTTCCCGGCCAGCGCGGCCGTCGACGGCAACGCCGGCACCCGCTGGTCGTCGGCCGCTTCTGATCCACAGTGGATCCGGATCGACCTCGGCAGCGTCCAGAACATCTGCCAGGTGGTGCTGCAGTGGGAGGCCGCGTACGGTCGGGCCTTCCAGATCCAGACCAGCACCAACGACTCGACCTGGACCAACATCTACAGCACCACGACCGGCACCGGCGGCACGCAGACCATCAACGCCAACGCCAGCGCGCGCTACCTGCGCGTCTACGGCACCGCCCGGGGCACGGCCTACGGCTACTCACTGTGGGAGATCCGCATCTTCACCGGCACGGGCACCAACCCGACGGATCCGCCGACCGACCCGCCGCCCACCGGCGAACCGGTCGAGCCGACCGACCCGCGCAACCCGAACCTGGGCGCCAACACGTTCGTGTTCGACCCGTCGACGCCGACCTCGACCATCCAGAGCCGGCTCAACACCATCTTCACCCAGCAGGAGACCAACCAGTTCGGCCCGCAGCGCTACGCCGTGCTGTTCAAGCCGGGCAACTACACCGCCGACGTCAACCTCGGCTTCTTCACCCAGGTCGCCGGCCTCGGCATGTCGCCCGACGACGTCAACCTCAACGGGCACGTGCGCGCCGAGGCGTTCTGGTTCGGCGGCAACGCCACCCAGAACTTCTGGCGCGCGGCGGAAAACCTGAGCGTCACCCTGCCGGCCGGCGTGAGCGTCGAGCGGTGGGCGGTCTCGCAGGCGGCCCCGTACCGCCGGATGCATCTGCGTGGCGGCGGCAATCAGATCCAGCTCTGGAACGGCGGCGACGGCTGGTCGAGCGGCGGCTTCATGGCCGACACCAAGATCGACGGCATGGTCGTCTCCGGCTCGCAGCAGCAGTGGTACTCGCGTAACAGCGAGTTCGGCTCCTGGAGCGGCTCCGTCTGGAACATGGTGTTCCAGGGCGTGGCCGGTGCGCCGCCCAACCACTTCCCGAACCCCTCGCACACGGTCATCGCCAACACCCCGGTCGTACGCGAGAAGCCGTTCCTCTACGTCGACGGCTCGGGCGAGTACCGGGTGTTCGTGCCCGCGCTGCGCACCAACTCGAGCGGCACAACGTGGTTCAACAAGACGCCGGCGGGCTCCTCCTTGTCGCTGTCGACGTTCTTCATCGTGCGTCCGGGCACCCCGGTCGCGACCATCAACCTGGCGCTGGCGCAGGGCAAGAACCTGCTCTTCACCCCGGGCGTGCACCACGTCAACCAGCCGATCCAGGTCAACCGGGCCAACACGGTGATCCTGGGTCTGGGCCTGGCCACCATCCAGGCCGACAACGGCTCGGTCGGCATGCGGATCGCGGACGTCGACGGCGTCAAGGTCGGCGGCATCATGTTCGAGGCCGGCGCGACCAACTCGCCGGTGCTGATGGAGGTCGGCCCGGCCGGCTCCAGCGCGGACCACGCCGCCAACCCGGTCTCGCTGCACGACGTGTTCTTCCGGATCGGCGGCCCCGGTGTCGGTCGGGCGACCAACAGCCTGACGGTCAACAGCGACGACGTCATCGGTGACCACATGTGGTTGTGGCGGGCCGACCACGGCGACGGGGTCGGCTGGTCGGTCAACACGGCCGACACGGGCCTGACCGTCAACGGCGACGACGTCACCATGTACGGCCTGTTCGTCGAGCACTTCCAGAAGTACCAGACCATCTGGAACGGCGAGCGCGGCCGCACGTACTTCTATCAGAACGAGTTCCCCTACGAGATGCCCAACCAGGCGGCCTGGATGAACGGGTCGACCAGAGGCTATGCGGCATACAAGGTCAACGACGCGGTCAACGAGCACTACGCGATCGGCCTCGGCTCGTACTGTGTGTTCACATTGGACGAGTCCGTGGTCGCGGAGCGCTCGTTCGAGGTGCCGACCAAGCCAGGCGTGCGGTTCCAGAACATGGTGACCGTCTCGCTCGGCGGGCAGGGCACGATCAACCGCATCATCAACAACACCGGCGGTACGGCCCGGCGTGGCGCCGAGATCCAGTACCTGAACAACTACCCGTGA
- a CDS encoding DUF305 domain-containing protein gives MTRRRAVLAYVSLALLGGCTAADRDAGGGAGSPGAGGSSGPSAPGSGSGSDPGPGSSGSAGPNTTDIAWLQLLIAMNERLLPVLDLVPSRSGDPAVQLYASVARRSRQTELDSLRKLAAGLTLPENEHLKHDMPGMPTEAQRAALTKLTGKEFDRGFAAAMIAHLDQASRLCAGERNAGADPAFRSLAETIARGVGEERARASALDARAASPTANTP, from the coding sequence ATGACCCGTCGCCGCGCCGTGCTCGCGTACGTGTCGCTCGCCCTGCTGGGCGGGTGCACGGCGGCTGATCGCGATGCCGGCGGCGGGGCGGGCAGCCCAGGTGCGGGCGGGAGCTCGGGCCCATCCGCCCCTGGCTCTGGCTCTGGCTCGGACCCCGGCCCGGGCTCGTCGGGTTCGGCGGGGCCGAACACCACCGACATCGCGTGGTTGCAGCTGTTGATCGCGATGAACGAGCGGCTGTTGCCGGTGCTGGACCTGGTGCCGAGCCGCAGCGGCGACCCAGCCGTGCAGCTCTACGCGTCGGTGGCCCGCCGTTCGCGCCAGACCGAGCTCGACTCGCTGCGCAAGCTGGCGGCGGGGTTGACGCTCCCGGAGAACGAGCACCTCAAGCACGACATGCCCGGCATGCCGACCGAGGCCCAGCGCGCCGCGCTGACCAAGCTCACGGGAAAGGAGTTCGACCGCGGCTTCGCCGCCGCGATGATCGCGCACCTCGACCAGGCCTCCCGACTCTGCGCCGGCGAGCGAAATGCCGGCGCCGACCCGGCGTTCCGCTCACTCGCTGAGACGATCGCGCGCGGAGTCGGAGAGGAGCGAGCCCGGGCGTCCGCACTGGACGCCCGGGCCGCTTCGCCCACCGCGAACACGCCTTGA
- a CDS encoding epoxide hydrolase family protein, whose amino-acid sequence MNPYRLDVPQADLDDLRARLANTRWPFALPGAEWSRGVPVDYLRDLAAYWADGYDWRAAERAINEVPQFTTEIDGQQVHFLHARSPEPNALPLILSHGWPGSIMEFLELVGPLTDPRSHGGDPADAFHVVIPSIPGFGLSGRVTEPGWDSRRIAGAFAELMSRLGYERYGAQGGDYGAFIAPDLGRVDAEHVVGIHVNAATLGFIPFGEVPEEEQATMTDAERVRLGRLANYMQDMNGYFQIQATRPQTLSYALADSPVGQLAWIVEKFQEWTHGGKIPEDVVDRDRILTNVMLYWLTNTAGTSANLYYESMHSGNWPTPSGVPTGVAVFAEDVAIRRYAEQTNTITHWTEYDRGGHFAALEAPDLFVDDVRTFFRTVR is encoded by the coding sequence ATGAACCCGTACCGCCTCGACGTCCCCCAGGCCGACCTCGACGACCTGCGCGCCCGCCTCGCCAACACGCGCTGGCCGTTCGCCCTGCCGGGCGCCGAGTGGTCGCGCGGCGTGCCCGTCGACTACCTGCGCGACCTGGCGGCCTACTGGGCCGACGGCTACGACTGGCGCGCGGCCGAGCGCGCGATCAACGAGGTGCCGCAGTTCACCACCGAGATCGACGGTCAGCAGGTGCATTTCCTGCACGCCCGCTCGCCCGAGCCCAACGCGCTGCCGCTGATCCTCAGCCACGGCTGGCCCGGTTCGATCATGGAGTTCCTCGAGCTGGTCGGCCCGCTGACCGACCCCCGCTCGCACGGCGGCGACCCGGCCGACGCGTTCCACGTCGTCATCCCGTCCATCCCCGGCTTCGGCCTCTCCGGCCGGGTCACCGAGCCGGGCTGGGACAGCCGCCGCATCGCCGGCGCGTTCGCCGAGCTGATGAGCCGCCTCGGCTACGAGCGCTACGGCGCACAGGGCGGCGACTACGGCGCCTTCATCGCGCCGGACCTCGGCCGGGTCGACGCCGAGCACGTGGTCGGCATCCACGTCAACGCGGCCACGCTGGGCTTCATCCCGTTCGGCGAGGTGCCGGAGGAGGAGCAGGCCACGATGACCGACGCGGAACGGGTCCGACTCGGCCGCCTCGCCAACTACATGCAGGACATGAACGGCTACTTCCAGATCCAGGCGACCCGCCCACAGACCCTGTCGTACGCCCTCGCCGACTCACCCGTCGGCCAGCTCGCCTGGATCGTCGAGAAGTTCCAGGAATGGACGCACGGCGGCAAGATCCCCGAGGACGTCGTCGACCGCGACCGCATCTTGACCAACGTCATGCTCTATTGGCTGACCAACACCGCCGGCACGTCGGCCAACCTCTACTACGAGAGCATGCACAGCGGCAACTGGCCGACCCCGAGCGGCGTGCCGACCGGCGTCGCCGTGTTCGCGGAAGACGTCGCGATCCGCCGCTACGCGGAACAGACCAACACGATCACCCACTGGACCGAGTACGACCGCGGCGGCCACTTCGCGGCCCTCGAAGCCCCGGACCTCTTCGTCGACGACGTCCGCACCTTCTTCCGCACGGTCCGCTAA
- a CDS encoding nucleoside monophosphate kinase encodes MRKYVIMGVQGSGKGTQSNFMRRDLDLTHISVGDILRWHVQQHTKIGAQVRRTMTAGELVGDDLVESIVRDRLQQHDWNYGFLIDGFPRNVRQAEFFLESYDIDGVIHLDLPDEEVQKRVLSRRLCANCGMDYNLISDRPEVEGKCDVCGGDLVPRDDDTPEALASRLRDYYTKTEPVLELFRRKEYVLTVDARPDPVTVQDAIRAGLGLPPHRP; translated from the coding sequence ATGCGGAAGTACGTGATCATGGGTGTGCAGGGCAGCGGCAAGGGCACGCAGAGCAACTTCATGCGGCGCGACCTGGACCTGACCCACATCAGCGTGGGCGACATCCTCCGGTGGCACGTCCAGCAGCACACCAAGATCGGTGCACAGGTACGCCGCACGATGACCGCCGGCGAGCTCGTCGGCGACGACCTGGTCGAGTCGATCGTGCGGGACCGGCTCCAGCAGCACGACTGGAACTACGGCTTCCTGATCGACGGCTTTCCGCGAAACGTACGCCAGGCCGAGTTCTTCCTGGAGAGCTACGACATCGACGGCGTGATCCACCTCGACCTGCCCGACGAAGAGGTGCAGAAGCGGGTGCTCAGCCGCCGGCTCTGCGCCAACTGCGGCATGGACTACAACTTGATCTCCGACCGCCCCGAGGTCGAGGGCAAGTGCGACGTCTGCGGCGGCGACCTGGTGCCGCGCGACGACGACACACCCGAGGCGTTGGCCTCCCGCTTGCGCGACTACTACACCAAGACGGAGCCGGTGCTGGAGCTGTTCCGGCGCAAGGAGTACGTGCTCACCGTCGACGCGCGGCCCGACCCGGTGACGGTCCAGGACGCGATCCGCGCCGGTCTCGGGCTGCCGCCCCACCGTCCGTAG
- a CDS encoding aldehyde dehydrogenase family protein — MTVYRSVNPARLDDVVAEVPLTDAAGFVDACRTARAAQPGWAAVPAPVRGQVIGNLGRLVRANLETLAQLVTREIGKPIVEARGEVQEIIDTCDFFLGEGRRLYGQTVPSEMPDKQLFTFRVPVGVAAIITAGNFPVAVPSWYLVPALLCGNAVVWKPAEYASASAAALAELVRRSGVPDGVFAVVDADGSATFEGLSSALSAGLVDKVGFTGSSAVGAQIGELTGRHLQTPCLELGGKNPMVVTPSADLSLAVEGALFGGFGTAGQRCTSLGTAIVHESVYSSFVDSLGKALADAVIGDPTGSDVLYGPLLAERFATRYEEYLSWIGPHHRVVPGPRGRITADNPRPGFVGDPSLGLFYHPVVVADLRPDDSLFLTETFGPIVGVMPYGELDEAIALANAPGYGLSSSIYTNDPREAFAFRAGVSAGMVSVNNSTSGAEAHLPFGGNGRSGNGSRQSGVWVLDQFTRWQSMNWDYSGRLQKAQMDTQTVTPDLDFRL; from the coding sequence ATGACTGTCTACCGCTCGGTCAACCCGGCTCGGCTCGACGACGTGGTGGCCGAGGTGCCGCTGACCGACGCGGCCGGCTTCGTCGACGCGTGCCGCACCGCGCGGGCCGCCCAGCCGGGCTGGGCCGCCGTGCCGGCGCCGGTGCGCGGTCAGGTGATCGGCAACCTGGGCCGGCTGGTCCGCGCCAACTTGGAGACGTTGGCGCAGCTCGTCACCCGCGAGATCGGCAAGCCGATCGTCGAGGCCCGGGGCGAGGTGCAGGAGATCATCGACACCTGCGACTTCTTCCTGGGCGAAGGGCGGCGGCTGTACGGGCAGACCGTGCCGAGCGAGATGCCCGACAAGCAGCTGTTCACGTTCCGGGTGCCGGTCGGGGTGGCCGCGATCATCACCGCGGGCAACTTCCCGGTGGCGGTGCCGTCGTGGTACCTGGTGCCTGCCCTGCTCTGCGGCAACGCCGTCGTCTGGAAGCCCGCGGAGTACGCGTCCGCGAGCGCGGCCGCGCTGGCGGAGCTCGTGCGGCGGTCGGGGGTGCCCGACGGAGTGTTCGCGGTGGTCGACGCGGACGGGTCGGCGACGTTCGAGGGCTTGTCGTCGGCGCTCTCCGCGGGGCTGGTGGACAAGGTGGGTTTCACGGGGTCGTCGGCGGTCGGGGCGCAGATCGGTGAGTTGACCGGTCGGCATCTGCAGACGCCATGCCTCGAGCTGGGTGGCAAGAACCCGATGGTGGTCACGCCGTCCGCCGACCTGTCGCTGGCCGTCGAGGGGGCGCTGTTCGGCGGCTTCGGCACGGCGGGGCAGCGCTGCACGTCGCTGGGCACGGCGATCGTGCACGAGTCGGTGTATTCGTCCTTCGTGGACTCGCTCGGGAAGGCGTTGGCCGATGCGGTGATCGGTGATCCGACCGGTTCTGATGTCCTTTATGGACCGTTGTTGGCCGAGCGGTTCGCGACCCGGTATGAGGAGTATCTGTCCTGGATCGGCCCGCATCATCGGGTGGTGCCGGGGCCGCGCGGTCGGATCACTGCCGACAACCCCAGGCCCGGCTTCGTGGGTGATCCTTCTCTGGGGCTGTTCTACCACCCGGTGGTGGTGGCCGATCTGCGGCCGGACGACTCGCTGTTCCTGACGGAGACCTTCGGTCCGATCGTGGGCGTGATGCCTTACGGGGAGCTGGACGAGGCGATCGCGTTGGCCAACGCGCCGGGGTACGGGTTGTCGTCGTCGATCTACACCAACGATCCGCGGGAGGCGTTCGCCTTCCGCGCCGGTGTGTCGGCGGGCATGGTCAGCGTGAACAACTCGACGTCGGGGGCTGAGGCTCATCTGCCGTTCGGCGGGAACGGGCGGTCGGGGAACGGGTCGCGGCAGTCGGGCGTGTGGGTACTCGACCAGTTCACCCGCTGGCAGTCGATGAACTGGGACTATTCGGGGCGGCTGCAGAAGGCCCAGATGGACACCCAGACCGTCACCCCGGACCTGGACTTCCGCCTGTAG
- a CDS encoding GNAT family N-acetyltransferase, producing MALTYEWRGRFVNAEVAALHVEGFGPATTTDDWWDRLQRHSLGWVCARDSDAALVGFVNVAWDGGTHAFVLDTVVADRARRQGVGTGLLRVATEQARSAGAAWLHVDFEPHLSAFYLDACGFTPTDAGLIALSPP from the coding sequence GTGGCGCTCACCTACGAATGGCGCGGGCGGTTCGTCAACGCCGAAGTAGCCGCGCTGCACGTCGAAGGCTTCGGTCCCGCGACCACAACGGATGACTGGTGGGACCGGCTACAGCGGCACAGCCTCGGCTGGGTCTGCGCCCGCGACAGCGACGCGGCGCTGGTCGGCTTCGTCAACGTGGCCTGGGACGGCGGCACGCACGCGTTCGTCCTCGATACCGTGGTCGCCGACCGCGCCCGCCGGCAAGGCGTCGGCACCGGCCTGCTCCGCGTTGCCACCGAACAAGCCCGCTCCGCCGGCGCGGCCTGGCTGCACGTCGACTTCGAGCCGCACCTGAGCGCCTTCTACCTCGACGCCTGCGGCTTCACGCCGACCGACGCCGGCCTCATCGCCCTGTCGCCGCCCTGA
- a CDS encoding MmcQ/YjbR family DNA-binding protein, with the protein MVTIDDVRRLAATLPRAYEVLVRDQVKFRVGQIVFLSFSRDETLMGFGYPKEERAALVEAEPDKFLMPIKSDERYNWVRVRLSAIDVPEMHELVLDSWRMCVPKFVAREYLEATTSQ; encoded by the coding sequence GTGGTCACCATCGATGACGTCCGGAGGCTCGCCGCCACCCTGCCGCGGGCTTATGAGGTGCTGGTCCGCGACCAGGTCAAGTTCCGCGTGGGCCAGATCGTGTTTCTCTCGTTCTCGCGCGACGAGACGCTGATGGGCTTCGGCTATCCCAAGGAGGAACGCGCCGCCCTGGTCGAGGCCGAGCCCGACAAGTTCCTCATGCCCATCAAGTCCGACGAACGCTACAACTGGGTCCGCGTCCGACTATCGGCGATCGACGTACCCGAGATGCACGAGCTGGTCCTCGACTCCTGGCGCATGTGCGTCCCGAAATTCGTAGCCCGCGAATACCTGGAGGCAACGACGTCGCAGTGA
- a CDS encoding A24 family peptidase — protein MTAPVGVRTAPSWLPAVSVTPVLRWLALRHSVVSGAAWRRACAACGAAFSVGGRAALPGARCGCGVRVGPPPFTVEGLALGAVLVGLFAVPAQVVAAYAWWAAFAVPLVLVDLAVHRLPDRLTLPAAGGVVLLSGAAAFVAGGPWWRPTAAGVLVAAFFAATTFVLGRRGFGLGDAKLALSCAALLGWFGWGAVLLGLLAGLLASALVSIGLLAAGRVRWSSHLPFGPFLVTGTVLALILVGPQS, from the coding sequence ATGACGGCGCCGGTGGGCGTACGGACCGCACCGTCGTGGCTACCAGCCGTGTCGGTGACGCCGGTGCTGCGGTGGTTGGCACTTCGTCATTCGGTGGTGTCGGGTGCGGCGTGGCGGCGGGCCTGTGCGGCGTGCGGGGCCGCCTTTTCGGTGGGTGGTCGGGCGGCGCTGCCGGGAGCGCGGTGTGGATGTGGGGTACGGGTGGGGCCGCCGCCGTTCACTGTGGAGGGACTCGCGCTGGGTGCGGTTCTGGTGGGCCTGTTCGCCGTGCCGGCGCAGGTTGTCGCCGCTTATGCGTGGTGGGCGGCGTTCGCCGTACCCCTCGTGTTGGTGGATCTTGCTGTGCATCGGTTGCCTGATCGGTTGACGTTGCCTGCTGCCGGCGGGGTGGTGCTGTTGTCGGGCGCGGCGGCGTTTGTCGCGGGCGGACCGTGGTGGCGGCCCACTGCGGCCGGCGTGCTGGTGGCGGCGTTCTTCGCGGCGACCACGTTCGTGCTCGGCCGCCGTGGTTTCGGCTTGGGCGATGCGAAGCTGGCGCTGAGCTGCGCGGCCCTGCTCGGCTGGTTCGGCTGGGGCGCCGTGTTGCTCGGGTTGCTGGCCGGCCTGCTGGCGTCGGCGCTGGTCAGCATCGGGTTGCTGGCGGCGGGCCGGGTGCGCTGGTCGAGTCACCTGCCCTTCGGCCCGTTCCTGGTGACCGGCACGGTGCTGGCGCTGATTCTTGTCGGACCCCAGTCGTAG